The Equus przewalskii isolate Varuska chromosome 4, EquPr2, whole genome shotgun sequence region ACCATTTCTACCTAAAGGTcctgaagatttactcctatgttttctcctaaacgatttatagctttagctcttacatttagacctttgatccattttgagttaagttttgtttatgatgtgaggtaggggtccaacttcattcttttgcatgtggatatctagttgtcccaCCATCAAGTCttaaaaagactgttctttctcccttTGAATGTCTTAGCACTCTGGTTGAAACTCACTTGACCGTAGGTGTAAAGGTTTATTCTTGGACCCTCcacattctgttctgttgatcttcattgatgttttttttttaagattttatttttttcctttttctctccaaagccccccggtacatagttgtatattattcgttatgggtccttctagttgtggcatgtgggacgctgcctcagtgtggtttgatgagcagtgccatgtccacgcccaggattcgaaccagcgaaacactgggccgcctgcagtggagcgcgccaactaaaccactcggccacggggccagcccctgatttttaagaagaaaaaccattCGTGTTGCTTGCTGTCCCCTGTGCCACCACACTAATCTGAACCTTCTCTAATCTGTATTTATTCAGCCTTTTTTGAGTACAGCTGCCAGGTGAATGCTTACAAAGCAGTGCTTTCATCGTGTTGCTGCTGGTAAAGAGTAGTCACTGGCTCTCTACCATTTTTGCCTGTGAACTTTGCTTGCCTTTTGAGGTCCATCAGCTAATCCTGCCCAGCTCTCCGTTTTTAAATTCAAATCCTCTTTTCTATCAGGCCTGTTTCTTTTATTCAGATCATCATATCCTCATTCCTGTCTTGTGCCTTGATTCTCCACATTCAGTTCCCTTCCTGGTTGGAGTTTTAAGACTTCCTCAGCATGTTTAGAGCCTTTGATAACAAGTTCAGTACATCGGTCTCTTTCAGGTATGGTTTCTTAAGAGAATCACCTCTGTAAGTGATTTTGCTACTAATGCAGGACCCAATTCTGGTTAGTTTTTCTTGCGTTTGTTACATTCAAGGTCCCCTGCTTGGCAGCTGCCTTCTTGTTGATATATAACTATTTTACTTATATGTAGCTTTTCTTCATATACGTTGTATATGTTCTTTAAGGGTAGAGACCATGTTATAATCCTTTCACAGGGCTGcatataaagttaatttttagtATATAAGGGTCTGCAATCCTTTAATCAAAACCTTTGGGAGCCAGATGTATTTGGGAAGTCAgatattttttcagatattaGAAGGGTATTAAACTGCATATACAGTACTTTTTTACTTAATAACCCCAGCAGGGTCTGGGATAGCACTCTGTaatcaaatacatttaaatttttgctgTTAAACATATTCTCCAGTGGGGTATAGGGTGGGATCCTGTGTTTAAAGATTACTATTTCTATCACGAAGCGTGAGTATTTGTACTAAAGTGTGATAAATAGACTATAAATAGTCTCATGGCAGTTCAGGTCAGGTGTGATTTTGCTGCCAAATGAGTTATGTTAAATGTGTTGAATAGAGTTTTGAGTTTCAGAATGGTGGATTGTGGCACTTCACCGATTCTGAATGTACCATGTAATTGTAGGGTTGGAAAACAGTGTCTCTTCTAGTGTGCACTGCTGTGTGCCAGTTGACTTCCCTCCCTGGGCTCTTTGCTGCAGCCTCTTCTTCCCCACCCATTTGTCCTCTCCATCACTTtcatcatgtcactcctctgtccCCGAACTTTTGGTGCTTTACCATTTATTGTCCCCGATGTGTTTGTGAGAAGCAGCTCCATATTCTTAAAGTCTCAAAATGATTGCAGAGAGGCTGTGATAGTCATGTATGTGGTGCTGAGCTTGGGAAGAAGGCATTCCCCTTCTTTCTGCACTGACTTCTCTGCAGGGAATACTATGAGGGGGACCATGTGATGTGAAGGGGAACCATGGTGATGGCAGCCAGCCCTTTGGATGGACTACTGATGAGGCTTCCAGGTCTTGGCCTGGAAGAAGTTAAGCATTCTTGGCTTGCAGAGAGGTTTCAGACTCATTCAAGACCTTGTATCATCTGGCTCCAGTCTAACTTTTCAGACTAATAAGTCACCGTTCCTCAGatttagattttacttttttatatttttaagttatttatgtttttctgtctAAACTTGCCTATTGACCATCCCATGAACAATATATAAATGCTTTTCTGGCTTCATGCCTTTTCCCCAACATTTCTCTTAATATGCGACTTTTCTCTTCTTATGTTGTGCATTTAATTTTACATTATCCCATTGGTAGATCTGGCAGTATTCTGAAACCAGAATTGGATTATGACTTATCTAGAAGCccatgatttttgttttgtgttttaaaataactgctatcttttcatgtgccctaTGCCTGGTGAAGTTGCCAAAGTGAAGCCACATTAGATAGGCCATATTTATTCTGAGACACACATAGTAAGAACCAGAAATCCTAGAGTGGTGGAGCTGGAAGGAATGTCGTGAGTGTAAGGTTTTATAAACCAGGAAACTCAAAGCAGCAAAGCTCCAAAGTGGTCAAGTGTCTTGCCTAAAGGCACATAACTAGATAGTGGTATAACCAGAACTCTAGTTTATGTGTCTTGAAATTTTTTCAaccctttgttctttctgttcaGTGTTGGAGCTACCATtctcagttgattttttttctcttcttttaagcaAAGTTAATACTCTTTCTGAAAAACCTCTGTCTACCTGGTTTCAACCcacaggaatgaaaaaaaatcattttgcttcTTAGTACCACCTtggtaaaaatattatttcacaagATGTAACTGATGAACTTAATGATCAAAAAATGGTCTGTGATTAGAGACTAGATAGcctgtttttatgctttttaatttacTAACAACAAACcaatttaaattatgtttttggtGTTTAAAGCTTAGTAAGCGTAAAGCTTAGTAAGGACCAAGCTATATCCTGTTCTCCCATATGCATCTCTGACTGGAAGACAAGGTCAGACTACACCATGTAAGACTGATGGTCTTAAGTGCCACACTTTGTTTTTCTATGTTAACCTCTTCTATATAGTGAATAGGAGCAAGTTGGCTTAAAGAAAGTGATGAGAAAAAATCAGGTGCCAgtttaaatttatgaaattagaaattaggCATCCTGTTGGAGATTCTTAATTATTGGGGGAAAAGACCTCGGGTAATTATAGACCATCATTAAAACTCGAAGATTATGGAGCTTTGGCTCTTTTGATGTGAAAGGAGtgctttaaattttcatgaaacaGTTTATGTTTATCCAGTGGGATACATATTTATAGTTCTCTAAAGATCATGCCTGTCTCTCTTGTCGCTGAGTAAGAGCTGATTAGGGGACCTGTGTTCCCCACACGTCTTAACTGTTCTGCCCGTTAGACTCCACCCATGGCAGAGGGCCAAGCCATATGATCTCTCAGTTGGATGTTAGAGTTTCCTGTTCTTTTCTGTCATtgtatacagtcatgcgctgcataatgacgttttggtcaacgatggacctcATATATGACaatgatcccataagattagttccgtatagcctaggtgtgcagtaggctataccatctaggtttgtgtaagtgcactctatgatgtttgcacaatgatgaattGCCTAACAAGACagttctcagaatgtatccccattgttaagtgacgcaGGACAGTATTTTAGTTTTTGAGTGTGAATCTAATTTAGGTTGTCCTCTGCTCCTTGTTGTGAATGACCCTGAACAAGTTACTTTGCTATCCCGGTCGTTCCTCTGGAAATATGAAGAACTTGAACTGTGAAAGTCCCTTCATTTTCTAAGATTCTATGATTTAACTgaatactttttttaattgaatattttttatttgatgaaGCAAGGAATAACAGTACTTTGTAAGATCCTATGATTTAgctaaatactttttttaattgaatacttTTTATTGATGTAGCAAGGAATAACAATACTcataatcaaaaaagaaaaaaaaattgcagcttTTAACAAGAATCAGAACTTTGGCTTGGGTTTCTAGAACTTGCAGTCAAGTTTTTAGGGGAGTCTGTGGGTCAAGGAGAATTTAGGATAGATTTGTTCAGCGTTGCCACTTATTTTCTATGTACTTTAGCCTTTGGGAGgatatttctgtgtttattttatagaagaaagatGTGAATTTCATCCTGTGCACAACCCCAGACTGGACACTGGGTTCTTTCGGAAACTGTCCTGAGCTCCTTAGGAGAACGTCTGTGTGGCTTGGTTTGGTATCAGATGGCACAGAACTTGCTATCCAGTGTAACTCTTCCTGTTCTATCCTTTCAGCTTGGATTTGCTTTTGGCAACGTGGTTGGAATGTATCTGGCTCAGAACTACGACGTAAGTGACCATATCCACCTCCTCCTTGATTCCATGTAAACTAATTTGTAGTAACTTGTACCTGTTGAAGTAGCGTGCATTCCAGCATAAATGAGGTCCATAGGTCTGAGGAAAAGGTTCTGAATTTTGCAGAAAGATTTTCcattgtttgaaaaaataatggaacTCACGGAAGCATCTGTCCTCCATGTCACCACAAGAGGGCAAAAACCCATCAGTCTCGATGGTCTCATGATGATCCTGAACTGCGTTTGTTAGCCCAGAGTAATTATTAAGTTAGAGTTTACAGTTCCGTGGAAAATCATGTGAAGTGAGAATTTAAAGATTAGTTGGATGATCTTTTCAGCCTCCCTACCCAGTAGTAAAGAGGACTAGAACTTTGGAGGTGGACCTATCCAGTGCAGCACATGTGAGGACAGAGTTTTGTGAAGTGGGGAGCTGCAGTAGTTCACTTTATAGATGGGGAAGTTGAAAACCAGGTGACACAATTGCTCAGGAATGGGGATCCTGGAAAGGTAATGTTTGTTTTCAAGAGTCAAGGAAGGGAAACCTCATAGTAACTTCTGACTTGTTTTGCAGTGAAGCTTTTAGGGTGACAAAGGGGATTCCCTTTGGGAACCTTCACTTGAGTCATGTGGTTTTCTGGGCAGGGGCTTTATTAATTTGTATCGCATTTGTTATTTATATAACAGCTTTTACTTGGAACTGGATTGAGGGGCTAAATGGGTAAAGTAGAAGTCAGGGTCTGGCTTTCTGGGAGGGAGCATATTTTAACTCACAACTTCTAATCTCCTTCTGATGCAGTTGTGAGGCTAAGAAATATCACTATTAAGCAGGCCTCtttcagaggaaaataagaaGTTGTACAACCATTCAtcttggaaggaagaaaagtaaaagagtATTGATTAGATAGATGCAAAATTATgataatcttttttctctttaaagatacCAAACCTGGCTAAAAAACTTGAAGATATTAAAAAGGACTTGGATGCCAAGAAGAAACCTCCTAGTTCATGAGGCCGACTCCAGTACTGCCTTCTGGATGTACTGATTCTGCTGCTCTTGAGGGCCTCCTTTGCTATCTCAACcaaaagcttttgttttcatCTCCAGCCTCAGCGAGTTTCTTCTTTGCTGGACCCTGTGTTGCCTTAGAGCACAAGTGGAGCCGCAGTTAAGAACTACCCTACTTTTCCAGCATCCTcacctctgcccttcctccttccagccTCTTGGGAGGTCCTAAGACTGGAATTATGGTGCTAGATTAGTAAACATGACCTTTAATTAGTCTCCCCTTATTCTTTGGATCTCTGCTACctgttttcaaaagagaaattgatGAGTTTTATATAGCTGATTAGATATAAATGATGCTGATTTCACAGTTTAGCAAGTATAATGGGTGTTTAAACTTTTGGTACTAAATTATGTTGTttcaaagtaattaaaattaaaatctagaaGCCAGTTTCTGgtgaattatctatttttttatactGTTGTCAGGCAGCTCCATAGTTGCTAATTTAACCAGTAAATCGTTTTGCTATGCATTAACCGAGAAACTATATTCTGAGAACCCTGTCAGGAACTGGggaatttaaatatacataaaatgatgGCTTTTGTCCTCAGAAGTCATAGTCTAGTATGCATGTTTTTCCATAATGATGCATTTCATCTGGCTCTCTTCCCTCAAAAGAATCATACTTGTTTTAAGGGATTACAGGTGCATTTGATATTACATGGTGGATACATGAGAAGTTGTCTATAAAGGAAATGTTATGCCTTttcacatttaaagaaatgtatgTACATTATAACTTTAGAGTGATTCTTataagaaaactttcttttttgtttttttctgcagTCAGAAATTACCCTTGTATTTGTCAAACATAGAATCagtccatatttttttaattggaaaaaaaggtTTAAATTAACTTTTTCCTCCAGGTCAAGATACAAAAGTGTTTTAagggccctccccctccccgtccTCCAGTGCTGTCCCCAGTTTCCTGTATACTCTGAGAAAGATTCTGTGCCTAAACAAACACACGTTGCATGGGGGTTTATACAGATAACAAGCTATATAGAATGTTTgccctttgcctttttttaaaatggagatcattCCATATCAGTATGTAAGGAACAAAGaacctctttccttttttggctACATAAGGTTctattgaatggatataccataattaaTTTACTTTGCTCCTaatgaacatttaggttatttcctttcttttgcttttacagTGATAACCTTGAACATAATGTTATTATGCATATCTGGGCGGGGTATAGCTATAAGCTAAAGTCCTAAAAGTGTAATTTCCACTAAATATAGATAAAGTCCCACTTCAGTGGGTGTTTTGTTTCAGAAGGCTTTTTGGGCAGCTTCACTGGTAGTGCCATTTCTGAAGACACTTTAGCAGAATCAGTAACCTGGAAGAATTAGTTAGAGACACCTTTTTTCAGACAGTGATGACACTAATGCTATAtgtgattataaaataaagtgattCTGCGTCTCTTTGAAAACATGGATCTCTCATATATGGAGATAACTTTTATCCCTATCAGGGCATCCTGGGTGTGAGATAGATTAAGATCATAGTATGGTTTGGCTTCTCTCTAGCAGTGTGATCATAGAAAAGCAGCTTATTTTTCTGAAACTGTTGTATTCTCTGTAAGATGTGGATgcaatacctacctcatagggcttCCATGAGACACAGTTAAGATAATGTATGTGATGTGTTGCACAGTGCTTTGCAAATTGTCCAATAAATAGTAGATATTAGTCCAATCATGCTGCTTTTGGTCagaatacttttgtttttctgcagtTACTTTTGGAACCAGGGTATGAACCATGCAAAATTTGTCATCATTCTGTGGTCTCTCTCTTGGTTGTTGAAAATCTGTAGTATCCACCTTGATCATACTACCTGGCTCACAAGGTTTGATCATGCATGACTGAATTGTTATGAGAATGAACTACAGCATTAAAGGATAAGGCTTACCATCCTTGAGGGTGTTCAAAATGCCCCAGGCTTAGACATCTGTTTCCACAGAGGGATTCCTTGTTATCAGCCATGGTAGGATTGTTATTTGTGTATGTGATCTCCCAGAGTGGTTGCTTTAGGGATGAAGTTCACTTGGATGTTATAAGATTACGTCTCTATGTATTATATCTTGTAAACAAAGCTCATTTGAATTTAGGGCTTCCCTCAAGGGTGACACTCAACCTTGCTGATAGGATCATTTCTACCAGCGGGAGCCATCCAGCAAATCAGTCTTTGCATTCACCTTCACCGTGTAAACTGCTACACAGTGAATACAGGCTGACTTAGTGGTCACCATTCAGATACCCTCTCATAGTTTTAGGTTCTTGCAGCAGTGACAGGGAGCTCAGAGTTCTCAGGCAAGTTTATCTTCACTGAGATAAATGTTGGAGGAACCCAGAACATCGTAGATTGTAGGGTGTAGTTTCAAGTTCGTAATGCGGATAGGGGTTGTGATCATTATCCTGACACTGAAAGTTCCCTGGGGGCTTTGTAAGGACACTTACGTCACAAATCAGTTGAGGGATGGGAAGAACCACTGCAAGacatgtggtttttttttcctttaaaaaatgtttgaaaactccTATTGATATGATTTAAGAACTTTTTTGCACACCTGGCTGTAAAAGGAGGATTACGTAAAATACTACTGAAGGTTACTCGCGTGTGAAAAATAAGACTTCAGTTGATGTAGGGAACTTAATAAAGGAACTTGAAAGCTTATCTTTAAACTCTCCCCCtcccaaacaaaaaaacaaagggagagaaaaccCAAAACAAGCTTAAAATCGCCAAATGGGGCTGTATTTTATGAGTTGAAGTTACCAGTTGATGTCTTTTGACTTCTAATTTGGTGTTTTATGCAATTAAGCAGTTACTTGCTTCTGATTTAGAGgaacaattttatttccttttttctaactcatttattcaatttTCATTTGTGTGACTTTAGAGAAGGTTAAGATGTGTGATTTATCCTGTTGTCTATACTTAGGGGTTCATAGAGCATATGTCCACATGCCCcatgttttcatttccactaAGCAGTTTACTCCCTAGATACTAtgctggtgtttgtttttctgctgaaGTTTCCcacatttttaatgctttttctgttatttctcctgAAGGAACACTGTATACTGTACTGTAGTAAATGGGGCTATTCTGAAACTTCTCATCTTGGACTTTGCACGTAGTATTTCCATTCCTTATGCAGATGAATGAGTTCTTTTTTCCCTACTGACCATTAGGGCCTTGCCTTGTGGAAAGGAACAAGGTGGTGAAGGGAAAGTATTTTTGAGACCTTGCCTGGTCTCATTAGGGAGTTTGTGACAGACACTTAGATTTTCAAATGTTCAGTTTATACCTTTCCTAAATCTAGATGCAGCTTATTTAGTCAAGTACTGAAGATCTAATGGATGGCATGTTTTACAAGGCACTGGGAAAGAAACAAGACCAGAACAGTGAGGTTTTGTGGGAGGTACTCAGGGCAGGGCGTTGCAAAACCTGAGTCCTAAGCCTGCTCGAATCGTTGTCTGTGCGGTAAGACCTTATGAAAGGTGCAGTGTGGTTGCATCATTCTTACATGTACAGTTGTCCAGGATTGGGACAAGAAAAGGGGCCATGTAAATAGTGTGGGCCATTGTGCTCAGCATGGATTCAGTGAGGGCAGCCCCAGAACGAGCCACCTGTGCTCACGGGTGGTCTCTGTTCCCTTTGTGTACTCATGGTTCCTGCAGTCTTGTTATACTGAGAATGATTCTAGTGTTTAAACCTTTTCAAACATGATCCCTAAATGTGAAGCCAACTAGTTTATTTGGTGTTCAGCTGAAGAAAGAGGGATCTATTCTGACATTGAAGAGAAAACTagctattttttgtttattaaaagatGGCACATGAGTCTTTGGGCCACGTAAATGCTAATATGAAAGATTGTATACCGGGTACTTCATGAGTGACTTAAGGGAATTTCAGAGGCAGCTTTGACTAAGCAAATTTGATTTATAATTGACTTGAGAATAAGATGCAACTAAGTGTCTTTATTTCGTAGTTTCCTCGTCTGTCAAATCAGCCAGTATAAGATGATCATTTTCAGCTTTTCCATCCATAACGTGTTAATGATCTTAGCAGATAAAAATCAAGTCATAAATTTGCAAGAGACACAAGACTACTAAGGAGAGCTATTAGTTATTGTCCAACCGTGGGGTGATTTTAGGTGACAAGGAGTTGTTACTCATAGCTGACATTTCCTGTCATTGGAATGAGCAATGAAAGGCCTGAATCTCAGGTTTTGGGAAAGAACAGTCCTGCTGTTTAGAGTGGTCAGTAGACCAGACCG contains the following coding sequences:
- the STMP1 gene encoding short transmembrane mitochondrial protein 1; this translates as MLQFLLGFAFGNVVGMYLAQNYDIPNLAKKLEDIKKDLDAKKKPPSS